TCGCCGACGGGGAGCCGTGGATCCAGCGGACGTCGAGCGGCCGGGCGGCGGGCATCGGGACTCCTTCGGGCGATGGCACAGGCGGTACCGGCGGTACGGACGAACGGGCAGGCAGGCAGGCAGCGGGGCGGAACGGCGGCCGGCCGGGGTCTGGTCACGCCTGCAACCGATCGCCTACGATCACCAGTATGGACATCTCCGGGCCGCACTGACGGATCGCCCCCGCCACCGCCCCTCGCCGACGCGAGGCGGGCGGGGCGCCGCCGATCCGTCAGTTCCCCTTCTTCGTACCGGAGACCCCTCATGCCACGCCCCGTCAGGGGCAGCGCCGGCTATCGCGCTGTCCTCGCACTCCCCCATGCCCGCACGCCGTTCGCCGCCGCCCTGCTGGCCCGGCTCTGCTACGGCGTGCTGCCGCTGCCCCTGCTGCTCGCCCTGCGGGACGGCACCGGCTCGTACGCCGCGGCCGGCACCGCCGTGGGCCTGTTCGGCCTGGTCTGCGCCCTGCTGGGCCCGCTGCGCGCCCGGCTCGTCGAACGCCGGCCGGTCGCACTCCCGGCCCTGGCGGCCGCGCACGCCCTGCTGCTGACCGCGCTGGCGGCCGGCGCCGCGCTGACGCTGCCCGTGTGGGCCGCGATCGTCCTGGCCGTGCTCGCCGGACTGTTCCCGCCCCCGGTCGGGCCGCTGATGCGCACCCTGTGGGGCGAACTGGCCGCGGACGAGGAGCAGCGCCAGCGTGCGCTGAGCCTCGACACGGTCGCCGAGTCGACGGTGTTCGCCCTCGGCCCGGTCCTGGGCGGGCTGCTGGTCGCGGCCTGGTCCGCCCCGGTGGCGCTGGCGGCCTGCGCGGCCCTGTTCGTGGTGGCCTTCGCGGTGTTCGCGCACGCGCTGCGCGGCCGCCGCACACCGACTGCGCCGTCGTCCTCGGGGGTGGTGACCGGCCCGTTGCGGGCGCCGGGCTTCGCCCCGCTGCTGCTGGTGGTGGCCGCGGTCGCGGGCGCGCTGGCGCTGGACGAGATCGCGATCGTCGCCACCTGGGGTGCGGGCGTGGCCGGTCCGCTGCTCGCGCTGTTCTCGGTCGGCGGGGCGGTGGGCGCGCTGGCCTACGGCCGGCGGACCTGGCGGGCCGGTCCGGGTCGGCGGCTGCTGGTGCTGGCCGCGGCGGCGGCCGGCTGCTACGCGGTACCGGTGCTCGCGCCGTCACCGGCCGGCGCGGGTGTCGCCCTGGTGCTGGCGGGCGCGTGCACGGACGCGCTGCTGGTGACCGGGTATCTGCTGGTCGACGTGCTGGTGCCGGCCGGGTCCCGGACGGAGGCCGGTGCCTGGGTCAACACGGCGTACAACCTGGGCAGCGCGCTCGGCTCCTCCGCGGCCGGCCTGCTGGTCGACCGGGCGGGCGCGCCGGCCGGGTTCACCGCAGCCGCCGTGGCCCTGGGCGCGGCCGCGGCCCTCGCCGCCGCCCGGCGCTCGCCGCTGCGCGGACGGCCGGGGCGGCCGCACGCGCCCCGGGTCGTACCGCCGTCACCGGAGGAACTCGGCGATCCGGGCGCGCAGGCCGGCCGCGTCGAGGCCGTAGGCGGCGAGATGCTCGGGGACGGAGCCGTAGTGGCGGTGCTCCTCGCGGGGCACGCCGAGGCCGAGCACCCGGTGCGGTAGGTCGGCCAGGGCGTCGTGGGCGGCCGCCCCGGAGGTGCCGGCGAGGTAGGGCTCGACCAGGACGACGTCCGGGCGGTCGCCGACCGCGGCCCGCAGGCCCGCCGCGTCGAAGGGGCGCACCGTGGCGGCGTACAGCACGGTGGTGTCCAGGCCCTCGGTGGCCTCCAGGACGGCGTCGAGCATCGGGCCGACGGCGACCACGGTGCCGCGGGCACCCGTGCGCACCGGCAGCAGGCGGCCCGGCTCCACCGGCCGGGCCGCCGCGTTGCGGTGCGCGGACAGCCGCAGGTAGACACGGCTGTCGCCGTCGGCGGCGGCGTGCCGCAGCAGGGTCTCCGCCTCGTCGGGGTGACCGGGCACGTGGACCGTCCAGCCCGGCAGGGTGTCCAGCAGGGCGACGTCACCGGGGGCCATGTGGGTGCGGCCACCGGCGGGCCAGTCGTAGGAACCGGCGGCGCTGACCAGAACGGCGCCGACGTCCTGGTGGACGAGGTCGAGCTTGATCTGTTCCCACGGGCGCTCGACCAGGAAGCTGGCGAAGGTGTGGGCGATCGGCCGCAGGCCGGTGAGGGCGAGACCGCCCGCGGCGCCGATCAGCAGCTGTTCGCGGATGCCGACGTTGATCACCCGGTCGGGGTGCCGGTCGGCGGCCTGCCGGAAGCCGTCCACGCCGATGTCGGCGAGCACGACGGCCAGCCGCGGGTCGCGGTCGAGCAGGTCGGTGGTGACGGCGGCGAAGCGCTCGCGCATGGTGTCCATCGGTGGGCCTCTCGGGTGCGGGGTGTGACTGCGGGATGCGGGGTGCGGGTACTGCGGGGTGCGGGTACTGCGGGTGCTGCGGGTGTTCAGGCGTTCTTGGGCTCGACACGGGCGACGACCGCGTGCGGCCGCCCGGGGTGCGGGGCGGTGAAGGCGGCGTGCAGCGCCTCGTGGTCGCGGCCGTCGACGGTGGCGGTGGACCAGCCCTCGGTGGCGAAGCGGGCCGCGATGCCGCCGCTCCAGCCGTGCGTGGCCGAGGAGTTGTCGATGACGACGGTGTGCAGGCGGTCCAGGCCGGCGGCACCGGCGTAGGCGAGCGCCTCGTGGTTGCTGCCCTCGTCGAACTCGGCGTCGCCGACCAGGACCCAGACGGACGGCTCGGTGAGGCCCTGGGCCCGCAGCCCGAGCGCGGTGCCGACGGCGAGGGGCAGGCCGTGACCGAGCGAACCGGAGGCGATCTCGACCCCGGGCAGCAGCAGCCGGTCCGGGTGGTGGCCGAGCGGCGAGTCGTAGCCGCCGAAGCTCGGCAGCACCTCCACCGGCAGGAAGCCCTTGGCGGCGAGCACCGCGTAGTAGGCCATCGGCCCGTGGCCCTTGGACAGCAGGAAGCGGTCGCGGTCGGGGGCGTCGGCGGTCTCCGGGCCGACCCGCAGGACGCGGTCGTACAGGACCCAGAGCACGTCCAGGGTGGAGGTCGCGGCCGGGCCGTGCTTCTCGTCCCCGGTCATCAGGCCCATCAGGGAGGGCAGTTCGGTGAATCCGTACGGCCGTCGGCCCGGCGCCGCGGTGGCCGTGGCGGGCGCGGTGGACGCAGCGGACATGGCGGGCGCGGTGGCCCCGGTGGTGGTGGCGGTCATGACACCGATCCTGCAAGGTGAAGTCGACTTCAGGTCAAGCGCTATCCTCTCCGCATGGGACCGAGCCGCCACGACCTGCTGACCGTCGGCCAACTGGCCGCCCGCAGCGGGCTGGCCCCCTCCGCACTGCGCTACTACGAGCGACTGGGCCTGATCCACGCCGAACGGACTGCCGGCAACCAGCGCCGCTACGCCCGGACGACGCTGCGCCGGATCGCGTTCGTCCGCGCCGCCCAGCGGGTCGGGCTGTCCCTGGAGGAGGCCGGCACCGCACTGGGCCGACTGCCGGAGGACCGTGCCCCGAGCCCCGCCGAGTGGGGCGCGGTGGCCGGCACCTGGCAGAGCCGCATCGACCGGCAGATCGCCGAACTCGAACTTCTCAAAAGGAAGTTGACCGGATGCATCGGCTGCGGCTGCCTGTCGCTGACGCACTGCTCGCTGTACAACGCGGAGGACCGGGCGGGAGACGCCGGGCCGGGTGCGCGCTACCTGCTGACCGGGGATCCGGCCGCGGGCCCCGCACCGGTACCGGCCGAGGACTGATCGTCCGCTGTCCGGATCCAGCCATCGGGTGATCACGATCGACCGGTTCCCCGCGAACGGCGCGGCGGGCCCGTCTATGCTGCCCGGGTGAGCGCCGACCAGCCACGGGGAGCTTGGACATGACCGACAATCAGGACGTCTCGCTGGAGTGGATGTCCACCGACGAGGAGCCCGGCCCGCAGGTCGACCTGCGTCCGGAGATACCCCACCCCGCCCGGATGTACGACTACTACCTGGGCGGCAAGGACAACTTCCCGGCGGACCGCGAGGCCGCGGAGAAGGTGCTGGCGCTCAGCCCCCTGGTCCGGCTCAGCGCCCAGGCCAACCGGGCGTTCCTGCAGCGCGCCGTCCGGCACCTCGCCGAGCTCGGCGTCGACCGGTTCGTGGACATCGGCACCGGCATCCCGACCGTCGGCAACACCCACGAGACCGCGCAGCTCGTCCTGCCGGACGCCCGGGTCGCCTACCTGGACAACGACCCGATCGTGCTGGTGCACAGCCGGGCCCTGCTGGCCGGCGCGGGACGCGGCACGGTCACCGTCCGCCAGGCCGACCTGCGCGAGCCTGCGGCGATCCTGGCGGACCCGGTGGTCCGCGACCTGCTGGACGCCGGGCAGCCGGTCGCGCTGCTGCTCTTCGCGGTGCTGCACTTCATCGACGACGCGGACGACCCGTACGCGATCGTCCGGCAGCTGGTCGACGCGCTGCCCTCCGGCAGCTACCTCGCCCTCTCGCACGCCACCGGCGACTTCACCGACCCGGCGCAGGCCGCCAAGGGCCCGATGGTCTACCGCAGCGCCACGGCGCAGCTGAGCCTGCGCAGCAAGGAGCAGGTGCAGCGGTTCTTCGACGGCCTGGAGCTGCTGGAGCCCGGCCTGGTCACCGCACCGCAGTGGCGCCCGGAGCAGGCCCCGACGGCCGAGGACGCCGAGATCGCCATCTGGTCGGGCGTCGCCCGCAAGCCCTGACCGACCGTCGGCACAGGCTCCGGACCGCCCCTCGGCAGCCCGAGGACCAGGACACCGCCTCATGACCCCGAACCCGGACGCCTGGCCGGCGCTCGCCGCGCCGGCCGGGCGGCACGGCGATCGGCACGTCGACCTGCTCGTGGTCGAGGCGGACGGCCTCACCGGACCGGCGCTGTCGCTGTCCGTCGGGGCCACGCCGGACGACTACTGGGCGGCGGTCGGCTTCGACTCGGGCGCGGAAGTCCTGGAGTCGATCACCATCGCTGCTCGGACCGTCGCACTGACCGGTCCCTCCGGCCGTTGGGGCTGCCGGGGCGAACGGGACCCACGGTGCGCCGCAGAACGACCAGGCACCGCCGTGACGATCACCCGCAGGGCCGGATCGCGAGGGCCGCGGCAGCGACCGTGCCGAGGCGGGCGTGGGCCGGCTTCGTCCCGCGCTCGGTCCGGGCAGGAGCGGCTCGCCCGCGGTCCGTCCGGGCGGACTCAACGGGAGGGTTCGGCCGGGGACCGCATGCCGAGCCACTGCTCGGCGCCCCAGGCCTCGAACCGCTCCACCTCGGTGAAACCCAGCTTCACCGCGAGACGCATCGAGCCTTCGTTGGCGGTCTGGGTGGTGAGCACCACCGGCTCACCGGGAAGGGCGCCGGCGAGCCAGCCGAGTGCTGCCGCGCACGCCTCGGCGGCGTACCCGAATCCCCATGCCCGCGGCAGGAACAGGTAGCCGAGATCGGCCTTCCCCGCGGCGGCGGGGCGGCGGTGCCCGGTGGCCCTCCTGAGCAGGATCTGGCCGATCATCGACCCGTCGAGATCGACGACGAAGCTCCCGGGCCACCGCTCGGGCGCCCCGGGCAGCTCGCGCTCGAGCTCGTCGCGGGGACGGGGGCCGCCGAGGTAGGTGTGCACCTCCGGCGAGGCGAGCAGCTCGACGAAGGCCGCGCGGTCCCGGGTCTCGGACGCACGGAGCACGAGCCTCTCCGTCCTGATCGGCTCGGGCGGCCACCTCACGGATCCCAGATGTTCCATCCCCGCACGCTACCCGCCCACCGCACGGGACGTTCGACCCCGCCCGGGTCCGAACCGCGAACAGCCCTAACCGGCCTGACGTTCCTTGAGCTGCTGCCAGACCTCGTCGACCCGGGCGGCGAGGTCGGCGAGCGGGCCGCTGTTGTCGATGACGACGTCGGCGACGGCGAGGCGGTCCGTCCGGGTGGCCTGCGCGGCCATCCGGGCCCGCGCCTCGTCCTCGGTCATGCCGCGCAGCCGTACCAGCCGGTCGATCCGGACGTCGTCGGGCACGTCCACCACGATCACCAGCTCGTACAGACCCGCGAGGCCGTTCTCGGCGAGCAGCGGGACGTCGTGCACCACGATGTCGTCGGGGCCGGCGGCCGCTTCGAGTTCGGCGGAACGGGCCCGCACCAGCGGGTGGACGATCGCGTTGAGCGCAGCGAGCCGGCCGGGGTCGGCGAAGACCAGGGCGCCGAGCGCGGGGCGGTCGAGCGCACCGTCGGGCAGCAGGACCCCGGGGCCGAACTCGGCGGCCACGGCCCGCAGGCCGTCGGTGCCGGGGGCGACCACCTCACGGGCGATCAGGTCCGAGTCGACGATCACCGCGCCGTGGGCGGCGAGCCGCCGCGACACCTCGCTCTTGCCTGCGCCGATCCCGCCGGTCAGTCCGATCCTCAGCATGGCGTCAGGCTATCGCCCGGCGCGGACGCGCCCGGATCCGGCCCGGCACCGGCCCGGCACCGGGAACCGACGGTGAACATCGGGTGCCGGGGCGGCGAACTCTGCTGGGGCGGGCCGTCCGCAGTCCGGGCGGGGGTGTCCGGGCGGGTTAGGGTCTCGGACACGTCGATCCGTTCGACTCGCCGCATCCGTCGAGAGGAGCACTCCGTGTCCGCCCCCTGGCCCTGCGGGCCCCGCCGTGTCCTGGTCGTCGGTGTCGACGGCGTCCGCCTGGACCTGCTGCCCGAACTGCACACCCCGCACCTGGACGGGGTGGCCGGAGCCGGCTTCCTGGCCCGGGTGGAGGTCGACGAGGCGACACCCACCATGTCCGGCCCGTGCTGGGCGACGATCACCACCGGGGTGGGGGTGGCCAAGCACGGCGTGTTCGGCAACCATCTCGGCGGCAACCGGCTGGACGTCTTCCCGGACTTCACCACCCGGCTGGCGGCCGTGCACCGCCGGCGGACCTTCGCCGCGGGCGGCTGGGAGCCGCTGTTCCTGGCCCGCAGCGGCGGCCCGCTGTTCGCGGCGCCGGGACGGCTGTCCTACATCGCGCCGCTCGCGGACACTCCGGAGGCCTGGGAGGAGTGCGACGAGCGGGTCACCGCCGAGGCCGAGTACGTGCTCGGACGCAGCGACGACGACCCGCAGGCCTCGTTCGTCTACCTCGGGGCGGCCGACGAGACCGCGCACTTCCTGGGCTGCGGAGAGGAGTACCGGCGCTCGGTGGAGGCCGCCGACCGGCGGTTGGGCCGGCTGCTGGCGGCCGTCCGGGGCCGGGCCTCGTACCCGGACGAGGAGTGGACGGTCATCGTGGTGACCGACCACGGCCACGTCCCGGCGGGCGGCCACGGCGGGCGCAGCGAGCTGGAACGGACGGCGTGGATCGCCGCCTGCGGCCCGGGCATCGTGCCGGGCGGGCCGGTGCGCCCGCCGCACCACACGGATGTCGCCGCGCACGTGTACGCGGCGCTGGAGATCGTCCCGGATCCGCACTGGACCCTGGACGGACGGCCGTTCACGGCTGCGCCGGAGCCCGCCCCGGTGCCGGCGTCGGGTCCGGTCCCGGTGCCGGCGGGCTGAGGGAGCGGCAGAGGTCCGGCGCGGTCCGGCGGCGGACGGGCGCTCCGGCGGCGAGCGGTCAGCGGTGCAGCAGCAGCGCGACCTCGCGCCCCTCGACGTCGCGGCAGCCGGTGACCGAGAGCCCGTCCGGGTCGACGAGGAGCGCGAGGGCGGGCCCGTCGGCCGCCGACAGCCAGCCCTCCGCGAAGTCGTCGGGCAGGCCGACCGCTCCGCCTGCCGACACCCCGGCCCGCTCCGACCCGGCAGCCGGGTGCCCCGCCCGGCCTCGCTCCCCCGCACTGCTCGCCTCCCCCGCGCGGCTGCCCTCCCCGCCCGGGCGGCGGGCAGCGGTGAGAGCCCGCGCCAGGAGAGCGGCGGGCCCGCCGTCCGGGAACGCGTGGACCAGCAGGACGCCCGAGTCGGTGTCGAGCCGGTCACCGTCCTCGTCCGCCTCGACCGGGAGGGTCTCACCGTGGCGCAGCAGAGCCGCCACGACCTCCGTACGCTCGGCGTCGCCGCCCAGGACGAGGTAGGCCACCAGGCCGCGGGGGGCGGCGAGGACGTAGCCGCCACCGCCCAGCGGATCCCCGACGCTCAGGGATGCGCCGGACGGCACCGGCAGCTCCACCCGG
The Kitasatospora paranensis genome window above contains:
- a CDS encoding GNAT family N-acetyltransferase; protein product: MEHLGSVRWPPEPIRTERLVLRASETRDRAAFVELLASPEVHTYLGGPRPRDELERELPGAPERWPGSFVVDLDGSMIGQILLRRATGHRRPAAAGKADLGYLFLPRAWGFGYAAEACAAALGWLAGALPGEPVVLTTQTANEGSMRLAVKLGFTEVERFEAWGAEQWLGMRSPAEPSR
- a CDS encoding alkaline phosphatase family protein, which translates into the protein MSAPWPCGPRRVLVVGVDGVRLDLLPELHTPHLDGVAGAGFLARVEVDEATPTMSGPCWATITTGVGVAKHGVFGNHLGGNRLDVFPDFTTRLAAVHRRRTFAAGGWEPLFLARSGGPLFAAPGRLSYIAPLADTPEAWEECDERVTAEAEYVLGRSDDDPQASFVYLGAADETAHFLGCGEEYRRSVEAADRRLGRLLAAVRGRASYPDEEWTVIVVTDHGHVPAGGHGGRSELERTAWIAACGPGIVPGGPVRPPHHTDVAAHVYAALEIVPDPHWTLDGRPFTAAPEPAPVPASGPVPVPAG
- a CDS encoding transketolase family protein gives rise to the protein MDTMRERFAAVTTDLLDRDPRLAVVLADIGVDGFRQAADRHPDRVINVGIREQLLIGAAGGLALTGLRPIAHTFASFLVERPWEQIKLDLVHQDVGAVLVSAAGSYDWPAGGRTHMAPGDVALLDTLPGWTVHVPGHPDEAETLLRHAAADGDSRVYLRLSAHRNAAARPVEPGRLLPVRTGARGTVVAVGPMLDAVLEATEGLDTTVLYAATVRPFDAAGLRAAVGDRPDVVLVEPYLAGTSGAAAHDALADLPHRVLGLGVPREEHRHYGSVPEHLAAYGLDAAGLRARIAEFLR
- the soxR gene encoding redox-sensitive transcriptional activator SoxR; this translates as MGPSRHDLLTVGQLAARSGLAPSALRYYERLGLIHAERTAGNQRRYARTTLRRIAFVRAAQRVGLSLEEAGTALGRLPEDRAPSPAEWGAVAGTWQSRIDRQIAELELLKRKLTGCIGCGCLSLTHCSLYNAEDRAGDAGPGARYLLTGDPAAGPAPVPAED
- the coaE gene encoding dephospho-CoA kinase; this translates as MLRIGLTGGIGAGKSEVSRRLAAHGAVIVDSDLIAREVVAPGTDGLRAVAAEFGPGVLLPDGALDRPALGALVFADPGRLAALNAIVHPLVRARSAELEAAAGPDDIVVHDVPLLAENGLAGLYELVIVVDVPDDVRIDRLVRLRGMTEDEARARMAAQATRTDRLAVADVVIDNSGPLADLAARVDEVWQQLKERQAG
- a CDS encoding transketolase is translated as MSAASTAPATATAAPGRRPYGFTELPSLMGLMTGDEKHGPAATSTLDVLWVLYDRVLRVGPETADAPDRDRFLLSKGHGPMAYYAVLAAKGFLPVEVLPSFGGYDSPLGHHPDRLLLPGVEIASGSLGHGLPLAVGTALGLRAQGLTEPSVWVLVGDAEFDEGSNHEALAYAGAAGLDRLHTVVIDNSSATHGWSGGIAARFATEGWSTATVDGRDHEALHAAFTAPHPGRPHAVVARVEPKNA
- a CDS encoding SAM-dependent methyltransferase, with translation MTDNQDVSLEWMSTDEEPGPQVDLRPEIPHPARMYDYYLGGKDNFPADREAAEKVLALSPLVRLSAQANRAFLQRAVRHLAELGVDRFVDIGTGIPTVGNTHETAQLVLPDARVAYLDNDPIVLVHSRALLAGAGRGTVTVRQADLREPAAILADPVVRDLLDAGQPVALLLFAVLHFIDDADDPYAIVRQLVDALPSGSYLALSHATGDFTDPAQAAKGPMVYRSATAQLSLRSKEQVQRFFDGLELLEPGLVTAPQWRPEQAPTAEDAEIAIWSGVARKP